The following proteins are encoded in a genomic region of Lachnospiraceae bacterium KM106-2:
- a CDS encoding HD superfamily hydrolase, translating to MNLITEVYTKMIAYFANDPKRIQHFTKVHSYAKLIGELEEIDDDTMFILETAALVHDIGIKKAELECHSSNGKLQEKYGPDEAKFLLMDLNYDAKIIDRVCYLVGHHHTYNKITGLDYQILVEADFLVNLYEDGLNDQATHYAYTKIFQTKSGKALCTAMFGN from the coding sequence ATGAATTTAATAACGGAAGTTTATACCAAAATGATCGCTTATTTTGCTAACGATCCTAAGCGGATTCAGCATTTCACCAAGGTACATAGTTATGCGAAATTAATCGGTGAATTAGAAGAAATTGACGATGATACTATGTTTATTTTAGAAACAGCTGCTCTTGTTCATGATATCGGGATTAAAAAGGCAGAACTAGAATGCCATAGCTCCAATGGAAAACTCCAAGAAAAGTATGGACCTGATGAAGCAAAATTTTTATTAATGGATCTTAACTATGATGCGAAGATCATCGATCGTGTCTGCTATCTCGTTGGTCATCACCACACCTATAACAAGATTACCGGACTGGACTATCAAATTCTGGTAGAAGCTGATTTTCTTGTTAATCTATATGAAGATGGATTAAATGATCAAGCGACTCATTATGCTTATACAAAAATCTTTCAAACGAAATCAGGAAAAGCTCTCTGTACTGCTATGTTCGGCAACTAA